One window of Methanogenium organophilum genomic DNA carries:
- a CDS encoding TATA-box-binding protein, producing MKSNPEDSLKIENIVASAKVAESLDLQVISSQIKDAEYNKKRFPGVVLRMQDPKIAALVFGSGKVVLTGAKSLDSLSRGLEILGNLLRGLGIDIPQELEYKVQNIVTSADLGTPINLNKIAVGFNLDRIEYEPEQFPGLVYRLEEPKVVVLLFGSGKLIITGGKVTEDAKLAVNKILSDLTNLGLI from the coding sequence ATGAAGAGTAATCCAGAGGACTCTCTCAAAATTGAGAATATAGTAGCATCTGCAAAGGTTGCAGAATCTCTCGATCTCCAGGTAATATCATCTCAGATAAAGGATGCTGAATACAATAAAAAGAGATTTCCCGGAGTCGTCCTCAGAATGCAGGATCCAAAGATTGCAGCACTTGTATTTGGTTCCGGCAAAGTAGTGCTTACCGGTGCCAAGAGTTTAGACAGTCTCTCACGGGGTCTTGAAATACTTGGAAATCTTCTTCGGGGTCTGGGTATTGACATTCCACAGGAACTTGAATATAAAGTTCAGAATATTGTTACATCAGCAGATCTTGGGACACCAATTAATCTAAACAAAATCGCCGTCGGATTCAATCTTGACCGGATTGAATATGAACCGGAACAATTCCCAGGACTTGTCTATCGGCTTGAAGAACCAAAGGTTGTCGTGCTTTTGTTTGGATCAGGTAAACTGATAATTACCGGAGGAAAAGTAACAGAAGACGCTAAATTGGCCGTCAATAAAATATTATCAGATCTTACAAATCTGGGCCTCATCTAA
- a CDS encoding helix-turn-helix domain-containing protein has protein sequence MRMEKVMVFTEEDEEFSNLLTEIGLKRNVAKVLIYLAMTEEATSREIERSTDLRQPEVSIAMRTLKENEWIESRESKAESKGRPVKIYRLSKPITEIMDIIEKNKREEVENQLKLIQKIRIHLQNQQIVSK, from the coding sequence ATGAGAATGGAAAAAGTAATGGTCTTCACCGAAGAAGACGAAGAATTTTCAAATCTTCTAACTGAAATAGGGTTAAAACGAAATGTTGCCAAGGTTCTCATTTATCTTGCGATGACAGAAGAAGCAACCTCACGGGAGATTGAACGAAGTACTGACCTTCGCCAGCCTGAAGTTAGTATCGCCATGCGCACGCTGAAAGAGAATGAATGGATTGAAAGCCGGGAATCAAAAGCGGAAAGCAAAGGAAGACCAGTAAAAATATACCGTCTGTCAAAACCTATCACTGAAATAATGGATATAATCGAGAAAAATAAACGTGAAGAAGTGGAAAATCAATTAAAGCTGATCCAAAAAATTCGGATTCACCTTCAGAATCAGCAGATTGTTTCAAAATAA
- the rpiA gene encoding ribose-5-phosphate isomerase RpiA: MYMTSSSVGESDQNVSKKNAGYYAAELVRDGMVVGLGTGSTVFYAMERLAEKIRDGMNIVGIPTSYQAECRAREYGIPLATLHDYTELDIAIDGADQIDPKGFLIKGRGAAQTQERCVAAASRLFVVVADVSKQTPSLSAPVPVEVIPSAASLAAKMLSAMGGTPVVREGVKKDGPVITDNGNWIIDCTFAEIPDPLALETDINNIPGVLSCGIFAEFTEKSKIVIGKKESAEIMLF, encoded by the coding sequence ATGTACATGACTTCCTCATCGGTTGGAGAATCCGATCAGAATGTATCAAAGAAAAATGCCGGGTATTATGCCGCAGAACTGGTTCGTGACGGAATGGTTGTTGGACTAGGAACGGGCTCTACGGTATTTTATGCAATGGAGAGGTTAGCTGAAAAGATACGGGATGGTATGAATATTGTTGGTATTCCAACGTCTTATCAGGCAGAGTGCCGGGCACGGGAATATGGCATTCCTCTTGCTACGCTGCATGATTACACTGAGCTGGATATTGCAATTGATGGTGCTGATCAGATCGATCCCAAAGGTTTTCTGATAAAGGGCAGGGGTGCTGCACAGACTCAGGAGCGGTGTGTTGCTGCTGCTTCACGTCTTTTTGTTGTTGTTGCTGATGTGAGTAAACAGACACCTTCTTTATCGGCGCCTGTCCCCGTTGAGGTGATACCATCTGCGGCGTCACTTGCAGCAAAAATGCTCTCTGCAATGGGTGGAACCCCCGTGGTCCGTGAGGGAGTTAAAAAAGATGGTCCGGTGATTACTGATAACGGAAACTGGATCATCGACTGCACATTTGCTGAAATACCTGATCCACTGGCTCTTGAAACAGATATCAACAACATTCCTGGCGTTCTGAGCTGTGGAATATTTGCAGAGTTTACGGAAAAATCAAAAATAGTTATTGGAAAGAAAGAATCAGCTGAAATAATGTTATTTTGA